One Glycine max cultivar Williams 82 chromosome 6, Glycine_max_v4.0, whole genome shotgun sequence DNA segment encodes these proteins:
- the LOC100800646 gene encoding squamosa promoter-binding protein 1, protein MERERALFERVRKNSTVEEEVENEVEEEDESGVSITEEEKKKGVGSSGGRRGSSGGSGGVSPPSCQAERCGADLTDAKRYHRRHKVCEFHSKAPVVVVAGLRQRFCQQCSRFHDLAEFDESKRSCRRRLAGHNERRRKSNPEASNEGSTKGHHPKETTHCRLANERERIQMNLPGSSGYKSFNIR, encoded by the exons ATGGAGAGGGAGAGAGCATTGTTTGAGAGGGTGAGAAAGAATAGCACAGTGGAAGAGGAAGTGGAAAATGAAGTAGAGGAGGAGGATGAAAGTGGCGTTAGTATTactgaagaagagaagaagaaaggggttggTAGTAGTGGTGGGAGAAGAGGGTCAAGTGGAGGTAGTGGAGGGGTTTCTCCACCTTCATGTCAAGCAGAGAGGTGTGGTGCTGATTTAACTGATGCAAAGAGGTACCATCGCCGCCACAAGGTGTGTGAGTTTCATTCAAAGGCACCTGTTGTGGTGGTTGCAGGGCTAAGGCAGAGGTTTTGCCAGCAATGTAGCAG GTTCCATGACCTGGCAGAGTTTGATGAATCCAAGAGAAGCTGCCGCCGCCGGTTGGCCGGACACAACGAGCGGCGCCGGAAAAGCAACCCGGAAGCTTCCAATGAGGGCAGCACCAAAGGCCATCACCCTAAGGAAACAACACACTGCAGGCTTGCAAATGAGAGGGAGAGAATTCAGATGAACCTACCAGGGAGTTCCGGCTACAAGTCTTTCAACATCAGATGA